One segment of Triticum aestivum cultivar Chinese Spring chromosome 2A, IWGSC CS RefSeq v2.1, whole genome shotgun sequence DNA contains the following:
- the LOC123187908 gene encoding phospho-2-dehydro-3-deoxyheptonate aldolase 2, chloroplastic — protein MALATNTAAAAAALTGSAAQPRRAGFLPLKRRTISAVHAADPARSGASVPAAAAAKTSSPTVAPEAAAVTRPASWSVDSWRKKKALQLPEYPNKEELDAVLKTIETFPPIVFAGEARHLEDRLAEAAMGRAFVLQGGDCAESFKEFNANNIRDTFRVLLQMGAVLMFGGQVPVVKVGRMAGQFAKPRSDNFEEKDGVKLPSYRGDNVNGDAFDLKSRTPDPDRMIRAYAQSVATLNLLRAFATGGYAAMQRVIQWNLDFMDHNEQGDRYRELAHRVDEALGFMTAAGLGMDHPIMTTTDFWTSHECLLLPYEQALTREDSTSGLFYDCSAHMVWVGERTRQLDGAHVEFLRGIANPLGIKVSDKMNPAELVKLIDILNPSNKPGRITIITRMGAENMRVKLPHLIRAVRNSGQIVTWITDPMHGNTIKAPCGLKTRPFDSIMNEVRAFFDVHDQEGSHPGGIHLEMTGQNVTECIGGSRTVTFDDLGDRYHTHCDPRLNASQSLELAFIIAERLRKRRMKSGLTNNLPLPPLAF, from the exons ATGGCGCTCGCCACCaacaccgccgccgcggccgcagcgCTGACCGGCAGCGCGGCCCAGCCCCGCCGCGCGGGCTTCCTCCCCCTCAAGCGCCGCACCATCTCCGCCGTGCACGCCGCCGACCCCGCCAGGAGCGGCGCGTCCGTCCCGGCGGCCGCGGCAGCCAAGACCTCGTCCCCGACGGTGGCGCCGGAGGCCGCGGCCGTGACCCGGCCCGCGAGCTGGTCCGTCGacagctggaggaagaagaaggcgctgCAGCTGCCCGAGTACCCCAACAAGGAGGAGCTCGACGCGGTCCTCAAGACGATCGAGACCTTCCCGCCCATCGTGTTCGCCGGGGAGGCGCGCCACCTCGAGGACCGCCTCGCCGAGGCCGCCATGGGCCGCGCCTTCGTCCTCCAGGGCGGCGACTGCGCCGAGAGCTTCAAGGAGTTCAACGCCAACAACATCCGTGACACCTTCCGCGTGCTCCTCCAGATGGGCGCCGTCCTCATGTTCGGCGGCCAGGTCCCCGTCGTCAAG GTGGGACGGATGGCTGGCCAGTTCGCCAAGCCCAGGTCTGACAACTTCGAAGAGAAGGACGGCGTCAAGCTGCCGAGTTACAGGGGCGACAACGTCAACGGCGACGCCTTCGACCTCAAGAGCCGCACGCCTGACCCCGACAGGATGATCAGGGCCTACGCCCAGTCGGTGGCGACCCTCAACCTGCTCCGCGCGTTCGCGACCGGAGGCTACGCAGCTATGCAGCGGGTCATCCAGTGGAACCTGGATTTCATGGATCACAACGAGCAGGGAGACAG GTACCGTGAGTTGGCGCATAGGGTGGACGAGGCTCTTGGCTTCATGACAGCAGCTGGGCTGGGGATGGACCATCCGATAATGACGACTACTGACTTCTGGACATCCCACGAGTGTCTCCTCTTGCCATATGAGCAGGCTCTTACCCGTGAGGACTCCACAAGTGGCCTTTTCTACGACTGCTCGGCCCATATGGTGTGGGTTGGTGAGCGTACTCGTCAACTCGACGGGGCTCATGTTGAATTTCTCCGTGGTATTGCCAACCCTCTTGGCATTAAG GTGAGTGACAAGATGAACCCTGCTGAATTGGTGAAGCTGATTGACATTTTGAACCCTTCAAACAAGCCGGGAAGGATCACCATCATTACAAGGATGGGAGCTGAGAACATGAGGGTGAAGTTGCCTCATCTCATCCGTGCTGTCCGCAATTCTGGACAGATTGTCACATGGATTACTGACCCCATGCACGGAAACACCATCAAGGCCCCATGTGGTCTGAAGACTCGTCCATTTGACTCTATTATG AATGAGGTGCGTGCATTCTTCGATGTGCACGACCAAGAAGGAAGCCACCCAGGAGGCATCCACCTTGAAATGACTGGACAGAATGTGACCGAGTGCATCGGTGGATCACGGACCGTGACCTTCGATGACCTGGGTGACCGCTACCACACCCACTGCGACCCAAGGCTGAACGCGTCACAGTCTCTGGAGCTCGCTTTCATCATCGCCGAGAGACTCAGGAAGAGGAGGATGAAGTCAGGACTCACCAACAACCTGCCACTGCCCCCATTGGCTTTCTAA